Below is a window of Planococcus rifietoensis DNA.
GGGCAATTCCGCGTTTTCTCTACCGCTTGTGCGGCCATCATCTTGGCTATCTTGTCGTCTAGTGAAGTCACCTGCTGGGTGTTCATCATGTCAACCATTCCTCCGCTCCATTTAATCGATTTACCAATGAAAGCTTCTTCCTTGCGAGCACCAATAAATAATTAAAAATCATTTTATTATTATAATTGATACTTCATATAACTAATAACACTACAATAAACCTACATTAAGCACCAAAATATGTAAAGTAGTCTATGAAAATTCTCATAATTCAGATATTAATTTGCTTTTCTTATATACTTTTAATGGAAGATAATTAATTTGTTTCTGTCTTAAGAAAAAATCAACACTCAACACAAGCCACTGTTTCCAACTTTTTCCACGCTTTCTCTTTTCACTTTCTCTCAATAAATACCCCACCCGGTTTCCATTAAAAGGCAAATCGCAATAATGATTTTTCGAAACTTTTTTCGCATAGTTTCAATGAAAACATCTATAGCTGCCAAACAATATCTATTCACTTTAATTTATAAACATTCAAAACCGATTCAGTCTTCTCTTGTATTGACGACATCTCCTCACTCCTTCCTTGTTCACCGAGTGCATAAAAGCTCCCGGTTTATTCTCTTCTATTTCAAACCACTTCTATGAATCAAAGAAAAACACACTCCAGCAAATAGTGCCGCATTCGGCTAAGATCGACGAAGAAATGTCATGCCAATAGAAAAAGCCTTGAACTCAATCGAGTTCAAAGCTTTTTGCGTTAAATTGTGTAGCGCACAGGGACACCCAAGCAGCAGAATCCCGCCGCTATGGGAATCGCACACCCGAAATTGTGTCATGCACAGGGACAAAACCGAAAATCCTACGATTCATACCCTTCCCTAACCGCTTTCTGGCGTTTCGCTCGCTTCTTCACTTTTCGATCTTTTCGATAATACTCATCCGACGTAAAGAACTCGTTCTTCAAGTCTTTTACTTTGTTGCTCAACAGCAAAATCGCGATAACGTTCGGGATGAGGATCGCGGCGAGCATGATGTCGAGGAAGCCCCAGATGACTTCAGCTGCACCGACTGCGCCCAGAATGACGGCAAATATGTAGACCACTTGCATGCCGTGTGCCGCTTTCAAGCCGAACAAGAACTCCGCTTGCTTCGCGCCGTAGAATACGACGACCAAAATCGTCGAGAGTACGAAGAAAATAAGGGCAACCGTTACGAGAATGGCACCAAAATCACCGAAAAACTCTTCAAATGCCAAGCTAGTCAACGCCGATGAATTTTCCATCGCGCCTTCTTCTGTCCATACGCCAGAAGACAAAATAACAAACGCTGTCGCCGTACAGACGATCAAAGTATCGACAACTACACCAATGACGGCCCAGAAGCCTTGGCGCACGGGATGGTCGGTCGTCGCCGCTGCGTGTGCAATCGGTGCTGTCCCAAGTCCCGCTTCGTTGGAATAAAGACCGCGGGCAAAGCCCCAACGGATAATTTCCACAATCGCCGCACCGGCAAATCCACCCACGACAGGCGCCGGAGAAAAGGCGTTGCTAAAGATCAGCATAAAGAATTCCGGAACAGCTTGGACGTTCATCAACAAAATGACGACCGCTCCGCCGACATAGAACAAAGCCATGAACGGTACGAAAATCTCCGTCACTTTACCGATGCGCTTGATGCCGCCAAAGACGACGATCGACACGAGCACAGCAGTCGCGATACCCGTCCACAACACCGGAATATTAAATGTCGCTTGCACCGTATTCGCGATGGAATTACCTTGCACCATGATGCTCGGGATCAACTCGATCATCAATGCGAACGAGAACCAAATGCCGAGCCATTTCATGTTCAAGCCTTTCGTCATGTAATACATC
It encodes the following:
- a CDS encoding alanine/glycine:cation symporter family protein, translated to MEQFLQGVADFSAWLWGIPLITLLLVSGLYMTFKLGFFQFRYFGYIVGQTFGSIFRRPKGEGTVTPFQALTSALSSTIGAANIVGVPAAIMFGGPGAIFWMWVIALIGMALKFAESVLAVEYREKNAKGEFVGGPMYYMTKGLNMKWLGIWFSFALMIELIPSIMVQGNSIANTVQATFNIPVLWTGIATAVLVSIVVFGGIKRIGKVTEIFVPFMALFYVGGAVVILLMNVQAVPEFFMLIFSNAFSPAPVVGGFAGAAIVEIIRWGFARGLYSNEAGLGTAPIAHAAATTDHPVRQGFWAVIGVVVDTLIVCTATAFVILSSGVWTEEGAMENSSALTSLAFEEFFGDFGAILVTVALIFFVLSTILVVVFYGAKQAEFLFGLKAAHGMQVVYIFAVILGAVGAAEVIWGFLDIMLAAILIPNVIAILLLSNKVKDLKNEFFTSDEYYRKDRKVKKRAKRQKAVREGYES